In the genome of Fulvivirga maritima, one region contains:
- a CDS encoding queuosine precursor transporter codes for MKNIIDKKTNLFIILSGIFLTNALLAELVGTKIFSLEATMGFPPAKIPMLGDWVLDFNLTAGVVLWPVVFVTSDIINEYFGKQGVKKISYLTIVFIIYMFLIISVVSWLKPAQFWLDVNATDDSGNAFNINYAFNKVFLQGARIIVGSLVAFLLGQLLDVYVFHKLRAITGSKKLWLRATGSTLISQLVDSFVVLFVAFYLLAAKDSKWTLIQVLSVGTINYTYKFIIAIIMTPALYIIHSLIDKYLGKDKAHELMEDAASKSGSFF; via the coding sequence ATGAAAAACATAATAGACAAGAAAACTAACCTCTTTATCATATTAAGTGGTATTTTCCTCACTAATGCCTTATTAGCAGAGCTAGTAGGAACTAAAATATTTTCACTGGAAGCTACTATGGGCTTCCCTCCTGCCAAAATTCCTATGCTGGGAGATTGGGTGCTGGATTTTAACCTCACAGCCGGGGTAGTGTTATGGCCCGTAGTATTTGTTACCTCTGATATTATCAATGAATACTTTGGAAAACAAGGGGTGAAAAAGATCAGCTATCTTACCATTGTCTTCATCATATACATGTTCTTGATTATTTCTGTAGTAAGCTGGCTAAAACCCGCACAGTTTTGGCTAGATGTAAACGCTACTGATGATTCGGGTAATGCCTTTAATATTAACTACGCTTTTAATAAAGTCTTTCTACAAGGAGCCAGAATCATTGTAGGTTCGCTGGTAGCTTTTTTACTAGGTCAGCTGCTAGATGTGTATGTTTTTCATAAGCTGCGCGCCATCACTGGCAGCAAAAAGCTGTGGCTCAGAGCCACAGGGTCTACCTTAATTTCTCAACTGGTAGACAGCTTTGTAGTGCTATTTGTAGCCTTTTATCTGCTGGCGGCCAAAGATTCTAAATGGACTCTCATTCAGGTATTATCTGTAGGCACTATTAATTATACCTACAAATTCATAATAGCAATCATTATGACACCGGCCTTATACATTATCCATTCATTAATAGATAAGTATTTAGGAAAAGATAAAGCCCATGAACTGATGGAAGATGCAGCATCAAAAAGTGGCTCCTTTTTTTAG
- a CDS encoding ribonuclease Z, translated as MSFELKILGSNSATPAYGRHHTAQLLRVKSHNFLIDCGEGTQIQLSRYKCKALRINHIFISHLHGDHYLGLMGLIFTMHLLQRKDDLFIYGQKGLQEIITTQLKYSDTSLNYKIHFHELQNDCSELLFEDKLLTVHSFPLNHRIACCGFLFKEKPKPIRLNKEKLPENISLTQIGDLKKGLDILDDEGNVLYKNSDITLPPRKSRTYAYCSDTKYDESILPYISNADLLYHEATFLEEKAIWAEKTFHSTTTQAATIAKMAGVKHLLIGHYSARYKDLSPFLNEAKSVFENTSLATEGESTHVPE; from the coding sequence TTGTCTTTCGAACTAAAAATACTCGGATCCAATTCAGCCACACCTGCGTATGGCAGACACCATACCGCCCAGCTATTAAGGGTTAAAAGTCATAATTTTCTTATTGACTGTGGTGAAGGCACACAAATACAGCTTTCAAGGTATAAGTGTAAAGCGTTACGCATTAATCATATTTTCATAAGTCATTTGCATGGTGATCATTATTTAGGTCTGATGGGCCTAATTTTCACCATGCATTTGCTACAGCGCAAAGATGACCTCTTCATCTATGGGCAAAAGGGGCTTCAAGAGATTATTACTACACAACTGAAGTACTCAGACACTTCTCTTAATTACAAAATCCATTTTCATGAGCTACAAAATGACTGCTCAGAATTGCTTTTTGAAGACAAGTTACTCACCGTTCATAGTTTCCCTTTAAACCATAGAATAGCCTGTTGTGGGTTTTTATTTAAGGAAAAACCCAAACCTATTCGCCTGAATAAAGAGAAACTTCCGGAGAACATCAGTTTGACACAAATTGGCGACCTCAAAAAGGGTCTTGACATACTAGACGATGAAGGCAATGTTTTATATAAAAACAGCGATATTACCCTTCCTCCAAGAAAAAGTAGAACCTATGCCTACTGTTCAGACACTAAGTATGATGAAAGTATTCTCCCTTATATCTCTAACGCAGACTTACTTTACCATGAAGCTACTTTCTTAGAAGAAAAAGCTATATGGGCAGAAAAGACCTTTCACAGCACTACGACTCAGGCGGCTACAATAGCCAAAATGGCGGGTGTAAAACACCTGCTTATCGGACATTATTCTGCCAGATACAAAGATCTATCTCCATTTTTAAATGAAGCTAAATCTGTCTTTGAAAACACTTCCCTAGCTACAGAAGGAGAATCTACACATGTGCCTGAATAA
- a CDS encoding toxin-antitoxin system YwqK family antitoxin translates to MAKFSLLLILIIPFAAQAQKEVRTFYDEEGTILKEVYHVSNADGGIDGIYKKFYPQNEALAMEGHFSQGIKDGVFKEYYENGQLKREMKFNKGQKEGPVVVYSASGKVIQTASFQDNEIADSLYIYYNSGSLKSRGYFVNGKPDGTLLEYYPSGSIKKEITYEGGFQSGITKEYYENGQLLNEGNYHKGVLHGYYKTYYENGQIETESEMEDGEKTGVFKTYTKEGKPLLIGHYKNGLMDGENIGYYADGSIEHQFNYTEGKKAGKSFFHNSAIKTIYKLSKGNAALTVERYDSLGHMLAVEKYENDKAHGEWVDYYENGHKKKTQTFDKGKLNGLVTTYYENGQKESEMTYQFDLRKGSYTEYFDNGQVKTLMNFHNDKPHGSYKTYHKNGQEEIDGEYVTSRKVGHWKYYDENGALEKIETYSRGKLSNVDSGPFEEQETKE, encoded by the coding sequence ATGGCTAAATTCTCACTTTTACTAATACTCATTATCCCCTTTGCTGCCCAGGCTCAGAAGGAAGTTCGCACCTTCTATGATGAAGAGGGCACCATACTCAAAGAAGTCTACCATGTTAGTAACGCTGATGGTGGAATAGATGGTATTTATAAAAAATTCTACCCTCAAAATGAAGCTTTGGCCATGGAAGGCCATTTCTCTCAAGGAATTAAAGATGGCGTTTTTAAAGAATACTATGAGAATGGTCAGCTCAAAAGAGAGATGAAGTTTAACAAAGGCCAGAAAGAAGGCCCCGTGGTAGTTTACAGCGCTTCTGGCAAAGTGATTCAAACAGCGAGCTTTCAGGATAATGAAATTGCTGATAGCCTGTACATCTATTACAACTCTGGCAGCCTTAAAAGTCGCGGCTATTTCGTAAACGGTAAGCCTGATGGCACATTACTGGAATATTACCCTTCCGGAAGCATTAAGAAAGAAATTACTTATGAAGGAGGTTTTCAGTCAGGCATTACTAAAGAGTATTATGAAAACGGGCAACTACTCAATGAAGGTAACTATCATAAAGGGGTATTGCATGGCTACTATAAAACCTATTATGAAAATGGGCAAATAGAAACAGAGTCTGAAATGGAAGACGGTGAAAAAACCGGAGTTTTTAAAACTTACACTAAAGAAGGCAAGCCCTTACTCATAGGCCACTACAAAAATGGACTTATGGATGGTGAGAATATTGGTTATTATGCTGATGGCTCTATTGAACATCAGTTTAACTATACTGAAGGCAAAAAAGCCGGTAAATCATTTTTTCACAATAGTGCTATTAAAACCATTTACAAACTATCAAAAGGCAACGCAGCCCTTACTGTAGAGCGCTATGACTCACTGGGCCACATGCTAGCCGTAGAAAAATATGAAAATGATAAAGCTCATGGTGAGTGGGTAGATTATTATGAAAACGGCCATAAAAAGAAAACTCAAACTTTTGATAAAGGTAAATTAAACGGCTTGGTCACCACCTATTATGAAAATGGGCAAAAAGAATCTGAAATGACCTACCAATTTGATTTAAGAAAAGGTTCATATACTGAATATTTTGATAATGGGCAGGTAAAAACCCTAATGAACTTCCATAATGACAAGCCTCATGGCTCTTATAAAACTTACCATAAAAACGGCCAGGAAGAGATAGATGGAGAATATGTAACCAGCAGAAAGGTAGGCCATTGGAAGTATTATGATGAAAACGGAGCACTGGAAAAGATAGAAACTTATAGCCGCGGCAAGCTCTCAAATGTTGACTCCGGACCATTCGAAGAGCAAGAAACAAAAGAATAA
- a CDS encoding phosphoribosylaminoimidazolesuccinocarboxamide synthase, with product MKSLKETNYNFPGQTNFYRGKVRDIYYFDKKMVMVASDRISAFDVVLPRAIPFKGQVLNQVAQKNLEATRDICPNWLEASPDPNVAVGLMCDPFPVEMVIRGYLAGHAWREYRDGKRTLCGVALPEGLKENDKLPQPIITPTTKAHEGHDEDISKEEILSSGLVSKEDYEQLEKYTFALFQRGTELAKERDLILVDTKYEFGKLNDEIYLIDEVHTPDSSRYFYLDGYAERQDSGESQKQLSKEFVRQWLIANGFQGKDGQSVPEMTDEVVKSISDRYLELFEKVTGEVLNKQDYSNVDTRIENKILEYIKTQ from the coding sequence ATGAAATCCCTTAAAGAAACAAATTATAATTTCCCCGGGCAGACCAACTTTTACAGAGGCAAGGTTCGGGACATTTACTATTTTGATAAGAAAATGGTAATGGTGGCGTCAGATAGAATTTCAGCCTTTGATGTGGTACTTCCAAGAGCTATCCCTTTTAAAGGGCAGGTGCTTAACCAAGTGGCACAAAAAAACCTGGAAGCTACAAGAGATATTTGCCCTAACTGGCTGGAAGCAAGCCCTGATCCTAACGTAGCAGTAGGACTTATGTGCGATCCTTTCCCTGTAGAAATGGTGATAAGAGGCTACCTGGCAGGCCACGCTTGGAGAGAGTACAGAGACGGCAAAAGAACGCTTTGTGGTGTAGCATTACCAGAAGGACTAAAAGAAAATGATAAACTTCCTCAGCCTATCATTACGCCTACTACCAAAGCGCATGAAGGCCATGACGAAGATATTTCTAAAGAAGAAATTTTAAGCAGCGGCTTAGTGTCTAAAGAAGACTACGAGCAGCTGGAAAAATATACTTTTGCTCTATTTCAAAGAGGAACGGAATTAGCGAAAGAAAGAGATTTGATCCTGGTAGATACTAAATATGAATTTGGTAAACTCAATGATGAAATCTACCTGATAGATGAAGTCCACACTCCTGATTCATCAAGGTATTTTTATCTGGATGGATACGCAGAGAGACAAGACAGCGGCGAATCTCAGAAGCAATTGTCTAAAGAATTTGTGAGGCAGTGGTTAATCGCCAATGGCTTTCAAGGCAAAGATGGACAATCAGTACCTGAAATGACTGACGAGGTTGTAAAATCAATTTCTGATAGGTATCTTGAGCTTTTTGAAAAGGTTACTGGAGAAGTTTTAAATAAGCAAGATTATTCAAACGTAGACACACGTATTGAAAATAAAATTCTCGAATATATTAAAACTCAGTAA
- a CDS encoding TonB-dependent receptor — protein sequence MDSLRKLTTKEKALQINLSKDIYGSFAEIGAGQEVAANFFKAGGASGTVAKTMSAYDMSFSDAIYGYCERYVCEPRLMKMLEHEYDLLIERLPHRAPNTKFFAFANTVEALNYKRSNQPHGWIGLRFQCTPGGEYNECVLHVKMSDNDVLLQQQALGTIGVNLIFGCFFFKDAEQLLESLMDGITPGRIEIDMFRLSGPDYSHVDNRLMSLKLVKSGFTHAAMFGPDGNAMQPSEALYKKNVLILRGRFRPVTHVNVDMLLASRRHFKKEPDVDRDKIVVLTELTLSDLRMEGEIDEKDFLNRVDIICSLGQNVMISNYPEYYKLVDYLSEITKGRKIGIILGIYNLQRVFDEKYYTDLRGGVLEAFGTLFGNNVKIYVYPATKPDEEGEELYTLDNFELPAKLKGLFGYLIDNDKLENIKGANVDNLHIISDNVLSMIKSGEEGWEAMVPRKVVSAVKEKCLFDYPCDTDVATKELADKEKQGS from the coding sequence ATGGACTCACTAAGAAAATTAACCACAAAGGAAAAAGCTCTTCAGATAAATTTAAGTAAAGATATTTACGGATCTTTTGCAGAAATTGGAGCCGGCCAGGAGGTAGCTGCCAATTTCTTTAAAGCAGGAGGAGCATCTGGTACAGTAGCTAAAACTATGTCAGCCTATGATATGAGTTTTAGTGATGCCATATATGGATACTGTGAACGATATGTATGCGAGCCCCGGCTCATGAAAATGTTGGAGCATGAATATGATTTGCTCATAGAGCGATTACCTCACAGAGCTCCCAATACCAAGTTTTTTGCTTTTGCTAATACCGTAGAGGCACTTAACTATAAAAGAAGTAACCAGCCTCATGGGTGGATAGGCCTTCGTTTCCAGTGCACGCCAGGAGGAGAGTATAACGAATGTGTACTCCATGTGAAGATGAGTGATAATGATGTGCTACTGCAGCAGCAAGCATTAGGAACCATTGGGGTTAACCTTATATTCGGATGTTTCTTTTTTAAAGATGCTGAGCAGTTGCTGGAGTCTCTGATGGATGGCATCACTCCCGGGAGAATAGAAATAGATATGTTTAGGCTTAGCGGCCCTGATTATTCGCATGTAGATAACAGGCTGATGAGCTTAAAACTAGTTAAAAGTGGCTTTACTCATGCCGCTATGTTTGGCCCTGATGGTAATGCCATGCAGCCTTCAGAAGCGCTTTATAAGAAAAATGTATTAATACTGAGAGGTAGATTCAGACCTGTTACTCATGTTAATGTGGATATGCTGTTGGCTTCCAGGCGCCACTTTAAAAAGGAGCCGGATGTTGATAGAGATAAAATAGTAGTGCTTACCGAGCTTACGCTCAGTGACTTGAGGATGGAAGGTGAGATTGATGAAAAGGATTTCTTAAACAGGGTGGACATCATTTGCTCTTTAGGTCAAAACGTGATGATCTCTAACTACCCTGAATATTATAAACTGGTAGATTACCTCTCTGAGATTACCAAAGGTAGAAAAATAGGTATTATACTAGGTATTTATAACCTGCAAAGGGTATTTGATGAGAAATATTATACTGACCTGAGAGGAGGAGTGCTAGAGGCCTTCGGTACTTTGTTTGGTAATAATGTGAAGATTTATGTGTACCCGGCTACCAAGCCAGATGAAGAAGGAGAGGAGCTGTACACGCTTGATAACTTTGAACTACCGGCTAAATTAAAAGGGCTGTTCGGTTATTTGATTGATAACGACAAGCTGGAAAATATTAAAGGAGCCAATGTAGACAACCTGCACATTATTTCTGATAATGTCTTGTCTATGATTAAGTCTGGTGAAGAAGGCTGGGAGGCTATGGTGCCAAGAAAAGTGGTAAGTGCCGTGAAAGAAAAATGCCTATTTGACTATCCTTGTGATACGGATGTGGCAACTAAAGAATTAGCAGATAAAGAAAAGCAGGGCTCCTAA
- a CDS encoding STAS domain-containing protein — MKYTIDKQDKYSLLKLHEEKLDSSIAPSLKSELITTHAEGVKNIILDLSEVKYTDSSGLSALLVGNRVIQEDSGIFVLAGLSEHTHKLIKISQLDSVLNILPTVEEAVDAVFMNELENDLKEGEEDH, encoded by the coding sequence ATGAAATATACTATAGATAAACAAGATAAATATAGCTTATTGAAGCTACATGAAGAAAAGCTGGACTCCAGCATTGCTCCTAGCCTAAAGTCAGAGTTAATTACCACTCATGCGGAAGGAGTAAAAAATATCATCCTTGATTTATCGGAAGTTAAATACACTGATTCTTCTGGCTTAAGTGCCTTATTAGTAGGCAACAGGGTTATTCAGGAAGATAGCGGCATTTTTGTATTGGCAGGACTTTCAGAACATACTCATAAACTCATAAAAATATCTCAGCTAGACAGTGTTTTAAACATACTGCCTACTGTAGAGGAAGCAGTAGATGCTGTGTTTATGAACGAATTAGAAAACGACCTGAAAGAAGGAGAAGAAGATCATTGA